One genomic region from Deltaproteobacteria bacterium encodes:
- a CDS encoding oligosaccharide flippase family protein, whose amino-acid sequence MKRRVQDPLRGIAGEAFWVLGSTTVIALAGVGLNVLIGNLFGSGGLGVYTLFMTVYLAAGTLASLGLPGAVTKFATEHRFLPELERRYLSSALILSLAGSLAVCLLLLVFRDSLAGILRTPRLSVLIGISVAGIPLFAVNKMILARIRGLRRIRNFAIGESWRVILIVGVTLLLVMVRRTLVAAAAALVVSEGLLFVLLAWAGKIYAKFTLSGLRKPFKHLMSYGRRILLSRFFLELDGRIAFLLGGYFLGTGPVGILSVAFLFTQGLTLLPTALIKVTGPVITELYLADRRDALTNFIRNTIGITLFLLAGTALVLWWGFHPLIAVLYPGKPLFQQAFVPFGILAVGLVLRGGVGAVGSVFVSMGRPDIVMKLSPIRLLINITASLALVSPFGLSGIAAGTSVTGVAVFLLWVFAMRKAEEIRIRAVRLCLLPFFALLLAVISSFLSGRFPSWLVYPVALALYGLAGYVFLGIREYFVRLSSSHALHGSVGSGGKEEA is encoded by the coding sequence ATGAAAAGGAGGGTGCAGGATCCGCTCCGGGGGATCGCGGGGGAGGCCTTCTGGGTCCTTGGCAGCACGACGGTGATCGCTCTCGCCGGGGTCGGGCTGAATGTTCTTATCGGGAACCTTTTCGGAAGCGGTGGACTGGGCGTCTATACACTCTTTATGACGGTCTACCTCGCGGCCGGGACATTAGCGAGTCTCGGCCTGCCGGGGGCAGTGACCAAGTTTGCCACGGAACACAGGTTCCTCCCGGAGCTGGAGCGACGCTATTTGTCGTCCGCTCTAATTCTGTCGCTTGCAGGAAGCCTCGCTGTCTGCCTACTTCTCCTTGTGTTCCGGGATTCCCTGGCCGGCATTCTCAGGACTCCGCGACTTTCCGTCCTGATCGGGATCTCAGTGGCCGGGATCCCCCTCTTTGCCGTCAACAAGATGATCCTGGCCCGTATACGCGGGTTGCGCCGGATACGCAACTTTGCCATCGGGGAGAGCTGGCGCGTGATCCTGATCGTGGGGGTGACCCTTCTTCTTGTTATGGTCCGTCGTACGCTGGTCGCCGCCGCTGCGGCCCTGGTCGTCTCCGAGGGGCTTCTCTTTGTGCTCCTTGCCTGGGCCGGAAAGATTTATGCCAAGTTCACTCTCAGCGGACTCCGTAAACCGTTCAAGCATCTGATGTCCTATGGGCGGCGGATTCTGCTCAGCCGGTTTTTCCTGGAACTGGATGGACGAATCGCCTTTCTCCTGGGGGGCTATTTTCTCGGGACCGGTCCGGTCGGCATCTTGAGCGTGGCCTTTCTCTTTACGCAGGGACTGACTCTTCTCCCGACCGCCCTGATCAAGGTGACCGGGCCGGTGATTACCGAGCTTTACCTTGCGGATCGCAGAGATGCCTTGACGAACTTCATACGGAACACCATCGGGATCACGCTCTTTCTTCTTGCCGGAACAGCCCTGGTCCTCTGGTGGGGATTTCATCCCCTTATTGCCGTTCTTTATCCGGGAAAGCCCCTTTTCCAGCAGGCCTTCGTCCCGTTCGGGATCCTGGCGGTCGGTTTGGTTCTGCGCGGAGGGGTGGGGGCGGTCGGGTCGGTTTTTGTTAGCATGGGGCGGCCCGATATCGTGATGAAGCTTTCACCCATCCGTCTTCTAATCAATATCACGGCCAGCCTTGCCCTGGTCTCGCCCTTCGGCCTTTCAGGGATTGCCGCAGGGACCTCGGTGACGGGCGTTGCCGTTTTCCTCCTCTGGGTATTTGCCATGCGTAAGGCGGAGGAGATCCGTATCCGTGCGGTTCGTTTGTGTCTGTTGCCTTTTTTCGCGCTGTTGCTTGCGGTTATCTCATCGTTCCTTTCAGGCCGGTTCCCTTCATGGCTTGTCTATCCCGTGGCACTTGCTCTCTATGGCCTTGCCGGATATGTCTTCTTGGGAATAAGGGAGTATTTCGTCCGGCTTTCTTCCTCTCACGCGTTGCATGGGTCCGTCGGATCCGGAGGTAAGGAGGAAGCATGA
- a CDS encoding sulfotransferase, with protein sequence MNKIGYLRGIFPDARFLILVRDIYSQANSLRKHLRRIAARGLIPGYRPGTGECWFFAERRAGAVWNESFGLIPRISQRRK encoded by the coding sequence ATGAACAAAATCGGTTATCTCCGTGGGATCTTTCCCGATGCACGTTTTCTCATCCTTGTTCGGGATATTTATTCTCAGGCGAACAGTCTTCGTAAACATCTTCGCCGCATTGCCGCAAGAGGGTTGATCCCCGGGTACAGACCCGGTACGGGCGAATGCTGGTTTTTTGCCGAGAGGAGGGCCGGTGCAGTATGGAATGAGTCGTTCGGTTTGATTCCCAGAATCAGTCAGAGGAGAAAATAG